CCAGCCAGCCGCCCCCAGTTGCAGGCCCAGCGACAACAGCACCACTGGCAGGGTGGCCTGGGCCAGCAGTTCCACCCCACGCATCAGCCCGGCGGGCAGGTGAAGGTGCAGGGCCCGCAGCAGCAGGCCCACGCCGACCATCCAGACGGCGGGCAGGCGCACCATGTTCAGCAGCAGGGCCGCGCCGGCCCGGGGCTGGCCGGGCACTCCGGCGCTGTACACCACAGGCGCCACCAGGTACATGCCCACAAAAGACATCAGAAACAGCAGCGTGGCCTGGGCAAAACCTGTCTTGCCAAAGGCGAACAGGGCGATGGGCAGGCCCATGTTGCCGCTATTCCAGATCGCCACGCTGGCCATCAGGCTGCGCTGTTCCGGCACCGGGCGGCCCAGCCCGCACAGCCACCCCAGGCCCAGGCAGCCCGCCACAGTCAGGGTGTAGGCCGCGCCCAGCGCCAGGGTTTCGCCCGCCTGCACCGGGGTGGTCAGCAGCACCTCCAGCACCAGCGCCGGCGAGAGCAGATACAGCGTGATGCGCGCCACCGTGGCCTGATCAATGGGCAACCGGGCCGAGAGCAGGCCGCCCAGCCCGGCCACCAGCAGCACGGGCAGCAACACGTCGCTCAGCGCCTGCCACACAGGGGCCCATGCTGGCACGGGCGGGCAGGGCCCGGGGCCGACCCGTGCAGGCAGGTGGGGGCAGGGCGGCTTCAGCTGGCGGCCAGCAGCAGGCGCGTGGGGCAGGGGGTCCCCACCAGCCCGGGCCAGTCGCGCCCCACCGCCGCTTCGTCGTGGCGGCGCTCCAGCAGGTATTCCTGCACGCGGGCCATGCTCAGCAGGCCGCCCGGCACCCCGGCGCTCAGGGCCTGCACCTGCGCCTCCGGCCAGGCTGGCCAGAAGCGGCGCAGCATCCCGGCCACCTGGGCGGGCGTGGCGTTGCCTAAGGGCAGGTGCCGGTCGGCGCGCCCCGGGCGGATCAGGGCGGGGTCCAGCCCCGACAGGTGGTTGGTGGTCATGAAGGTCACGCGGCCTTCGCCCGCCGCCACGCCGTCGAGGGCATTGAGCAGCCCATTAAAGGACAGCTTCACGGCCGCCGAGCGGGGTTCGCGGCCCACGAAGACGGCGTCAATGTCTTCTAGCAGCAGCAGGGCGCGCCGGGGCAGGTTGCCCAGCAGCGTGTTCAGGCGGTCATCGGTCAGTTCGGGGGCGGCCAGATTCAGCACGCACACGTTCAGGCCGTAAGCGCCAGCCAGCGCCGCCACAAGGCTGCTTTTGCCGTTGCCGGGCGGGCCGTGCAGCAGGTAGCCCCGGCGGTAGGGAATGCCCATATCTGCGTACCAGTCCCGGTCCTGAAAAAAGGCGTCCAGGTCGCCACGCAGCGTGTCCAGCACGCCGGCGCTGTAGATCAGGCTGGTCAGCGGGCGCGCCGGGCGGCGTTCGGCCAGGGACCAGCTGTCGTAGCTGGGCACATGGATCTCAATGCGGCCGTCGCCCCGGCCGGCGGTGGCCTCGTAGGCTTCGCGCAGCAGCTCGGCCACGACCGGGCGGGCGCGGCTGAGCATGCGAAAGGTGAGGTTGTGGTCAAAGCCCCCGGCCGCGCGGCCCGGCAACTGGCGCTGGGTGCGGCTGGGGCGGGCCAGCAGCCAGTGGCCCCGGTAGCGCAGCAGCACCTGCCCGCTCAGGGGCACCAGCCGCACGTTCACCTCGTCGCCGTCGCGGTCCAGGCCCAGGCACAGGTTCTGGCCGCCCATCTGTTCGTTAAAGCGGGTCACCACGCCCAGGTGGCGCAGGTGCACGCCCACCGGCTGCGCGGCCAGCCACGCCGCCAGCCAGGGAAACGCGGCGTCGTCGCCCTGCACCTCCAGCGTGAGGGTCGCCCGGCCCTTGAGCCAGCCCCAGAGCTGCGCGGGCAGCGTGCGGGCCTGCACGGCCAGCGCGCTGAGCACGGCGATCAGCAGGCCGCCCTGGGCCAGTTCGTTGTGGGTGAGGGTGTGGCGGACGGCGGCCTCCAGCTCACGCCAGAGGGTCAGGGGATCAGGAATGGTCATGGCATGCTCCGCAGCGAGGGGGCGTGGAAGGGGCGGACCTTGCCCACGGACACGGGCAGGTGCAGGGGAACACAGGGCCGCGCCGGGCGCGGGCATGTGGCCAGCGCCGGGATGGCGCAGGCGATACACCCAGCATAGGCGGCAGGCCGCGCGCCCTCCTGCGCCAAATGGCGCAAACGGGGCCTGACCGACTGGCGGGTTGCAGGGGCTGGAGGTGAATGGGCGGTGTTCAGGGCACCCCCTTCCAGCGAGGGCAAGGCCAGAAAAAGACGGACGCCCACGCGGCTTGCGGGCGTCCGTGTCTTGCTGGAAGGCTGCGGCGTCAGTCGGGCTGATCTGCTGCGGGCGCCGGGGCCGCGCCGCGCAGCGCCGCCCAGTAGGTGTCCAGGGCCTGCCGGCCAGCAGGGGTGATGCGGTAACTCGTGACCGGCACCTTGCCCCGGAAGGTCTTGACGATGGCCACGTAGCCGGCGTCTTCCAGCTTGGCGGCGTGGCTGGAAAGGTTGCCCTTGCTGAGGCCCAGGGTGGCTTCCAGAAACTTGAACTCGGCGTCCTGGGCACCAGCCAGCAACGAGAGGATGGCAAGGCGCACGGGCTCGTGGATCACCCGGTCCAGGCCCAGCAGCGCCTGCATGGCCCCAGGCAGCGCCGACTCAGTCATGCTGGGCCCCACGGTGCCCTGAGGGCAGGCCCAGACGGCGGCGCACCGCGC
Above is a window of Deinococcus aquaedulcis DNA encoding:
- a CDS encoding AEC family transporter, coding for MWQALSDVLLPVLLVAGLGGLLSARLPIDQATVARITLYLLSPALVLEVLLTTPVQAGETLALGAAYTLTVAGCLGLGWLCGLGRPVPEQRSLMASVAIWNSGNMGLPIALFAFGKTGFAQATLLFLMSFVGMYLVAPVVYSAGVPGQPRAGAALLLNMVRLPAVWMVGVGLLLRALHLHLPAGLMRGVELLAQATLPVVLLSLGLQLGAAGWPRLDLRVALATAARLLGGPLLGLGAGLLCGLGGQALAVLVLSASMPTAVNALLIAREYSGDADTVARTAFFSSVLSVPTIAAVVSLLPALT
- a CDS encoding AAA family ATPase, giving the protein MTIPDPLTLWRELEAAVRHTLTHNELAQGGLLIAVLSALAVQARTLPAQLWGWLKGRATLTLEVQGDDAAFPWLAAWLAAQPVGVHLRHLGVVTRFNEQMGGQNLCLGLDRDGDEVNVRLVPLSGQVLLRYRGHWLLARPSRTQRQLPGRAAGGFDHNLTFRMLSRARPVVAELLREAYEATAGRGDGRIEIHVPSYDSWSLAERRPARPLTSLIYSAGVLDTLRGDLDAFFQDRDWYADMGIPYRRGYLLHGPPGNGKSSLVAALAGAYGLNVCVLNLAAPELTDDRLNTLLGNLPRRALLLLEDIDAVFVGREPRSAAVKLSFNGLLNALDGVAAGEGRVTFMTTNHLSGLDPALIRPGRADRHLPLGNATPAQVAGMLRRFWPAWPEAQVQALSAGVPGGLLSMARVQEYLLERRHDEAAVGRDWPGLVGTPCPTRLLLAAS
- a CDS encoding winged helix-turn-helix domain-containing protein, which codes for MTESALPGAMQALLGLDRVIHEPVRLAILSLLAGAQDAEFKFLEATLGLSKGNLSSHAAKLEDAGYVAIVKTFRGKVPVTSYRITPAGRQALDTYWAALRGAAPAPAADQPD